Proteins co-encoded in one Scatophagus argus isolate fScaArg1 chromosome 11, fScaArg1.pri, whole genome shotgun sequence genomic window:
- the ift88 gene encoding intraflagellar transport protein 88 homolog isoform X6, with protein MPEHCAAYCCQNRRAIQNRSRGTTFHNISLDHPTGDREMENVHLAVEEDDLYSGYNDYNPTFDSEELENDVGFQQAVRTSHGRRPPMTAKFPGTAIGGRPLVSSIGSRIPMASSMGRPVTGAVQDGSARPMTAVRAAGYTSSLTRGSNFDPLGQSKGPAPPLEAKNEDTPEEKIKILEKKVNDLIEESCMAQSMGALQLALEKAKEAGRKERALVRQREQSGNVDHINLDLTYSVLLNLANQYANNEMYPEALNSYQVIVKNKMFSNAGRLKVNMANIYVKQKNYPKAIKFYRMALDQISNAHKEMRIKIMQNIGLVFIRMGQYSDAITSFEHIMSESPNVKTGFNLILCYYAIGDRERMKKAFQKLISVPLGIDDEDKYIPTNDDTTSNMVTEAIKNDKLHQMERDLKVLAEKYIMTAAKLIAPAIETSFATGFDWCVDMVKSSQYVELANDLEINKAITYLRQKDFNQVEAVETLKTFEKKDSRVKSAAATNLSFLYFLEKDCDQADRYADLAMNADRYNPAALNNKGNTVFVKQDYEKAAEFYKEALRNDSSCTEALYNLGLTYKRLNRLEEALDCFLKLHAILRNSAQVMYQLANLYELLEDPQQAIEWLMQVISVTPTDPQALAKLGELHDTEGDKSQAFQHYYESFRYFPSNIDVIEWLGVYYIETQFCEKAIQYFERATLIQPTQVKWQLMVASCYRRSGNYQRALETYKDIHRKFPENVECLRFLVRLCTDMGLKEVQDYATKLKKVEKMKEIREQRVKSGREGSARGRREGRESSAGSADSGHSSNSSKGERLSAKMRSLPGSNEPYEASSPKERVLRRSRNNDLRWEPPGESISVITPN; from the exons ATGCCTGAGCACTGTGCGGCGTATTGCTGTCAAAACCGGCGGGCCATTCAAAACAGGTCTCGTGGGACTACTTTTCACAA CATTTCGTTAGACCACCCGACTGGagacagagaaatggaaaatgtgcatctggctgtggaggaggatgatCTTTATTCGGGTTACAATGACTATAATCCAACATTCGACTCTGAG gAGCTGGAGAATGATGTGGGCTTCCAGCAAGCAGTGAGGACGAGTCATGGAAGAAGACCTCCG ATGACTGCCAAGTTTCCAGGCACTGCCATTGGAGGTCGGCCTTTAGTGTCTTCCATTGGA TCTCGGATTCCCATGGCCTCTTCAATGGGTAGACCCGTGACTGGAGCTGTACAG GATGGAAGTGCCCGACCAATGActgctgtcagagcagcaggTTACACCTCCTCCCTGACCCGTG gTTCCAACTTTGACCCTTTGGGCCAGTCCAAAGGCCCTGCACCTCCACTTGAAGCAAAGAATGAGGACAC GCCTGAGGAGAAGATCAAGATCCTGGAGAAGAAAGTGAACGACCTGATAGAAGAGAGCTGCATGGCACAGAGCATGGGAGCCTTACAACTG GCTCTTGAAAAAGCCAAAGAGGCGGGGAGGAAGGAGCGAGCActggtgagacagagagaacagtCTGGCAATGTGGACCACATCAATTTAGACCTCACCTACTCT GTTTTGCTCAACCTTGCCAACCAGTATGCAAACAACGAAATGTACCCAGAGGCCCTGAACAGCTACCAGGTCATTGTGAAGAACAAGATGTTCAGTAACGCAG GCCGTTTGAAAGTCAACATGGCCAACATCTACGTCAAACAGAAGAACTACCCTAAAGCCATCAAGTTCTACCGAATGGCTCTGGATCAGATCTCCAATGCTCACAAGGAGATGAGGATCAAAATCATGCAGAATATCGGCCTGGTCTTCATCCGCATGGGCCAGTACTCTGATGCCATAACATCTTTTGAACACATCATGAGCGAGAGCCCCAACGTTAAGACAGGCTTCAACCTCATCCTTTGCTACTATGCCATCGGCGAtagggagaggatgaagaaagcTTTCCAGAAGCTCATCTCTGTTCCTCTGGGCATCGATGATGAAGACAAGTACATTCCAACTAAT GATGACACCACCTCCAATATGGTCACTGAGGCTATTAAGAACGACAAACTTCACCAGATGGAAAGAGATTT AAAAGTTCTGGCTGAGAAGTACATCATGACTGCAGCCAAGCTCATCGCACCAGCCATTGAGACTTCTTTTGCTACTGGATTTGACTG GTGTGTGGACATGGTGAAGAGTTCTCAGTACGTTGAGCTTGCCAACGATCTTGAGATAAACAAAGCCATCACCTACCTCAGACAGAAGGACTTCAATCAG GTTGAG GCAGTGGAAACTCTGAAGACCTTTGAGAAGAAGGACAGCAGAGTGAAGAGTGCTGCAGCAACCAACCTCTCTTTCCTCTATTTCCTG GAGAAGGACTGTGACCAGGCTGACCGATATGCTGACCTGGCCATGAATGCAGATCGCTACAACCCGGCCGCACTCAACAACAAAGGCAACACAGTGTTTGTCAAGCAAGACTATGAAAAGGCTGCCGAGTTCTACAAAGAAGCACTGAGGAATGATTCCTCCTGCACTGAGGCCCTCTACAACTTGG GTCTAACCTATAAGAGACTGAATCGTCTGGAGGAGGCTCTGGACTGCTTCTTGAAGCTCCATGCCATTCTGAGGAACAGTGCTCAAGTCATGTACCAGCTGGCAAACCT CTATGAGCTTTTGGAAGATCCCCAACAGGCTATCGAGTGGCTGATGCAGGTCATCAGTGTAACTCCCACTGACCCTCAGGCACTGGCCAAACTGGGAGAGCTGCATGACACTGAGGGGGACAAGTCCCAGGCTTTCCAGCACTACTATGAG TCCTTCAGGTACTTCCCCTCCAACATCGATGTGATTGAGTGGCTCGGGGTTTACTACATCGAGACACAGTTCTGTGAGAAGGCCATTCAGTACTTTGAAAGAGCCACACTCATACA gCCAACCCAGGTGAAGTGGCAGCTAATGGTGGCGAGCTGCTACAGAAGAAGTG gTAACTACCAGAGAGCCTTGGAAACGTATAAAGACATTCACCGCAAGTTCCCAGAAAATGTTGAAT GCCTGCGTTTCTTGGTGAGGCTGTGCACAGACATGGGACTGAAGGAAGTGCAAGACTACGCCACCAAGCTGAAGAAGgtggagaagatgaaggagatCAGAGAACAG AGGGTTAAGTCGGGGCGGGAGGGCAGTGCCAGAGGTCGcagagaaggcagagagagcagcGCCGGGAGTGCTG acAGCggtcacagcagcaacagcagtaaagGAGAGCGACTGAGCGCCAAGATGAGGTCACTTCCTGGTTCTAACGAGCCCTACGAGGCCAGCAGCCCCAAAGAAAGAG TGTTGAGACGCAGCCGAAACAATGACCTGCGCTGGGAACCTCCTGGAGAATCCATCAGTGTGATAACACCAAACTGA
- the ift88 gene encoding intraflagellar transport protein 88 homolog isoform X1: MPEHCAAYCCQNRRAIQNRSRGTTFHNISLDHPTGDREMENVHLAVEEDDLYSGYNDYNPTFDSEELENDVGFQQAVRTSHGRRPPMTAKFPGTAIGGRPLVSSIGSRIPMASSMGRPVTGAVQDGSARPMTAVRAAGYTSSLTRGSNFDPLGQSKGPAPPLEAKNEDTPEEKIKILEKKVNDLIEESCMAQSMGALQLALEKAKEAGRKERALVRQREQSGNVDHINLDLTYSVLLNLANQYANNEMYPEALNSYQVIVKNKMFSNAGRLKVNMANIYVKQKNYPKAIKFYRMALDQISNAHKEMRIKIMQNIGLVFIRMGQYSDAITSFEHIMSESPNVKTGFNLILCYYAIGDRERMKKAFQKLISVPLGIDDEDKYIPTNDDTTSNMVTEAIKNDKLHQMERDLKVLAEKYIMTAAKLIAPAIETSFATGFDWCVDMVKSSQYVELANDLEINKAITYLRQKDFNQVEAVETLKTFEKKDSRVKSAAATNLSFLYFLEKDCDQADRYADLAMNADRYNPAALNNKGNTVFVKQDYEKAAEFYKEALRNDSSCTEALYNLGLTYKRLNRLEEALDCFLKLHAILRNSAQVMYQLANLYELLEDPQQAIEWLMQVISVTPTDPQALAKLGELHDTEGDKSQAFQHYYESFRYFPSNIDVIEWLGVYYIETQFCEKAIQYFERATLIQPTQVKWQLMVASCYRRSGNYQRALETYKDIHRKFPENVECLRFLVRLCTDMGLKEVQDYATKLKKVEKMKEIREQRVKSGREGSARGRREGRESSAGSAGVSTPVLTSPKKASIMELDVKADSGHSSNSSKGERLSAKMRSLPGSNEPYEASSPKERDASYVDPLGPQMERPKTGAKKRVEDDDFADEELGDDLLPE; encoded by the exons ATGCCTGAGCACTGTGCGGCGTATTGCTGTCAAAACCGGCGGGCCATTCAAAACAGGTCTCGTGGGACTACTTTTCACAA CATTTCGTTAGACCACCCGACTGGagacagagaaatggaaaatgtgcatctggctgtggaggaggatgatCTTTATTCGGGTTACAATGACTATAATCCAACATTCGACTCTGAG gAGCTGGAGAATGATGTGGGCTTCCAGCAAGCAGTGAGGACGAGTCATGGAAGAAGACCTCCG ATGACTGCCAAGTTTCCAGGCACTGCCATTGGAGGTCGGCCTTTAGTGTCTTCCATTGGA TCTCGGATTCCCATGGCCTCTTCAATGGGTAGACCCGTGACTGGAGCTGTACAG GATGGAAGTGCCCGACCAATGActgctgtcagagcagcaggTTACACCTCCTCCCTGACCCGTG gTTCCAACTTTGACCCTTTGGGCCAGTCCAAAGGCCCTGCACCTCCACTTGAAGCAAAGAATGAGGACAC GCCTGAGGAGAAGATCAAGATCCTGGAGAAGAAAGTGAACGACCTGATAGAAGAGAGCTGCATGGCACAGAGCATGGGAGCCTTACAACTG GCTCTTGAAAAAGCCAAAGAGGCGGGGAGGAAGGAGCGAGCActggtgagacagagagaacagtCTGGCAATGTGGACCACATCAATTTAGACCTCACCTACTCT GTTTTGCTCAACCTTGCCAACCAGTATGCAAACAACGAAATGTACCCAGAGGCCCTGAACAGCTACCAGGTCATTGTGAAGAACAAGATGTTCAGTAACGCAG GCCGTTTGAAAGTCAACATGGCCAACATCTACGTCAAACAGAAGAACTACCCTAAAGCCATCAAGTTCTACCGAATGGCTCTGGATCAGATCTCCAATGCTCACAAGGAGATGAGGATCAAAATCATGCAGAATATCGGCCTGGTCTTCATCCGCATGGGCCAGTACTCTGATGCCATAACATCTTTTGAACACATCATGAGCGAGAGCCCCAACGTTAAGACAGGCTTCAACCTCATCCTTTGCTACTATGCCATCGGCGAtagggagaggatgaagaaagcTTTCCAGAAGCTCATCTCTGTTCCTCTGGGCATCGATGATGAAGACAAGTACATTCCAACTAAT GATGACACCACCTCCAATATGGTCACTGAGGCTATTAAGAACGACAAACTTCACCAGATGGAAAGAGATTT AAAAGTTCTGGCTGAGAAGTACATCATGACTGCAGCCAAGCTCATCGCACCAGCCATTGAGACTTCTTTTGCTACTGGATTTGACTG GTGTGTGGACATGGTGAAGAGTTCTCAGTACGTTGAGCTTGCCAACGATCTTGAGATAAACAAAGCCATCACCTACCTCAGACAGAAGGACTTCAATCAG GTTGAG GCAGTGGAAACTCTGAAGACCTTTGAGAAGAAGGACAGCAGAGTGAAGAGTGCTGCAGCAACCAACCTCTCTTTCCTCTATTTCCTG GAGAAGGACTGTGACCAGGCTGACCGATATGCTGACCTGGCCATGAATGCAGATCGCTACAACCCGGCCGCACTCAACAACAAAGGCAACACAGTGTTTGTCAAGCAAGACTATGAAAAGGCTGCCGAGTTCTACAAAGAAGCACTGAGGAATGATTCCTCCTGCACTGAGGCCCTCTACAACTTGG GTCTAACCTATAAGAGACTGAATCGTCTGGAGGAGGCTCTGGACTGCTTCTTGAAGCTCCATGCCATTCTGAGGAACAGTGCTCAAGTCATGTACCAGCTGGCAAACCT CTATGAGCTTTTGGAAGATCCCCAACAGGCTATCGAGTGGCTGATGCAGGTCATCAGTGTAACTCCCACTGACCCTCAGGCACTGGCCAAACTGGGAGAGCTGCATGACACTGAGGGGGACAAGTCCCAGGCTTTCCAGCACTACTATGAG TCCTTCAGGTACTTCCCCTCCAACATCGATGTGATTGAGTGGCTCGGGGTTTACTACATCGAGACACAGTTCTGTGAGAAGGCCATTCAGTACTTTGAAAGAGCCACACTCATACA gCCAACCCAGGTGAAGTGGCAGCTAATGGTGGCGAGCTGCTACAGAAGAAGTG gTAACTACCAGAGAGCCTTGGAAACGTATAAAGACATTCACCGCAAGTTCCCAGAAAATGTTGAAT GCCTGCGTTTCTTGGTGAGGCTGTGCACAGACATGGGACTGAAGGAAGTGCAAGACTACGCCACCAAGCTGAAGAAGgtggagaagatgaaggagatCAGAGAACAG AGGGTTAAGTCGGGGCGGGAGGGCAGTGCCAGAGGTCGcagagaaggcagagagagcagcGCCGGGAGTGCTG GCGTCTCCACACCTGTCCTCACCTCTCCTAAGAAGGCCAGCATCATGG AGTTGGATGTTAAAGCAG acAGCggtcacagcagcaacagcagtaaagGAGAGCGACTGAGCGCCAAGATGAGGTCACTTCCTGGTTCTAACGAGCCCTACGAGGCCAGCAGCCCCAAAGAAAGAG ATGCGTCCTACGTGGACCCACTAGGACCTCAGATGGAGAGGCCAAAGACCGGAGCCAAGAAGCGTGTGGAGGATGACGACTTCGCAGACGAAGAGCTGGGAGACGACCTGCTGCCGGAGTAG
- the ift88 gene encoding intraflagellar transport protein 88 homolog isoform X3 — translation MPEHCAAYCCQNRRAIQNRSRGTTFHNISLDHPTGDREMENVHLAVEEDDLYSGYNDYNPTFDSEELENDVGFQQAVRTSHGRRPPMTAKFPGTAIGGRPLVSSIGSRIPMASSMGRPVTGAVQDGSARPMTAVRAAGYTSSLTRGSNFDPLGQSKGPAPPLEAKNEDTPEEKIKILEKKVNDLIEESCMAQSMGALQLALEKAKEAGRKERALVRQREQSGNVDHINLDLTYSVLLNLANQYANNEMYPEALNSYQVIVKNKMFSNAGRLKVNMANIYVKQKNYPKAIKFYRMALDQISNAHKEMRIKIMQNIGLVFIRMGQYSDAITSFEHIMSESPNVKTGFNLILCYYAIGDRERMKKAFQKLISVPLGIDDEDKYIPTNDDTTSNMVTEAIKNDKLHQMERDLKVLAEKYIMTAAKLIAPAIETSFATGFDWCVDMVKSSQYVELANDLEINKAITYLRQKDFNQVEAVETLKTFEKKDSRVKSAAATNLSFLYFLEKDCDQADRYADLAMNADRYNPAALNNKGNTVFVKQDYEKAAEFYKEALRNDSSCTEALYNLGLTYKRLNRLEEALDCFLKLHAILRNSAQVMYQLANLYELLEDPQQAIEWLMQVISVTPTDPQALAKLGELHDTEGDKSQAFQHYYESFRYFPSNIDVIEWLGVYYIETQFCEKAIQYFERATLIQPTQVKWQLMVASCYRRSGNYQRALETYKDIHRKFPENVECLRFLVRLCTDMGLKEVQDYATKLKKVEKMKEIREQRVKSGREGSARGRREGRESSAGSAGVSTPVLTSPKKASIMELDVKADSGHSSNSSKGERLSAKMRSLPGSNEPYEASSPKERVLRRSRNNDLRWEPPGESISVITPN, via the exons ATGCCTGAGCACTGTGCGGCGTATTGCTGTCAAAACCGGCGGGCCATTCAAAACAGGTCTCGTGGGACTACTTTTCACAA CATTTCGTTAGACCACCCGACTGGagacagagaaatggaaaatgtgcatctggctgtggaggaggatgatCTTTATTCGGGTTACAATGACTATAATCCAACATTCGACTCTGAG gAGCTGGAGAATGATGTGGGCTTCCAGCAAGCAGTGAGGACGAGTCATGGAAGAAGACCTCCG ATGACTGCCAAGTTTCCAGGCACTGCCATTGGAGGTCGGCCTTTAGTGTCTTCCATTGGA TCTCGGATTCCCATGGCCTCTTCAATGGGTAGACCCGTGACTGGAGCTGTACAG GATGGAAGTGCCCGACCAATGActgctgtcagagcagcaggTTACACCTCCTCCCTGACCCGTG gTTCCAACTTTGACCCTTTGGGCCAGTCCAAAGGCCCTGCACCTCCACTTGAAGCAAAGAATGAGGACAC GCCTGAGGAGAAGATCAAGATCCTGGAGAAGAAAGTGAACGACCTGATAGAAGAGAGCTGCATGGCACAGAGCATGGGAGCCTTACAACTG GCTCTTGAAAAAGCCAAAGAGGCGGGGAGGAAGGAGCGAGCActggtgagacagagagaacagtCTGGCAATGTGGACCACATCAATTTAGACCTCACCTACTCT GTTTTGCTCAACCTTGCCAACCAGTATGCAAACAACGAAATGTACCCAGAGGCCCTGAACAGCTACCAGGTCATTGTGAAGAACAAGATGTTCAGTAACGCAG GCCGTTTGAAAGTCAACATGGCCAACATCTACGTCAAACAGAAGAACTACCCTAAAGCCATCAAGTTCTACCGAATGGCTCTGGATCAGATCTCCAATGCTCACAAGGAGATGAGGATCAAAATCATGCAGAATATCGGCCTGGTCTTCATCCGCATGGGCCAGTACTCTGATGCCATAACATCTTTTGAACACATCATGAGCGAGAGCCCCAACGTTAAGACAGGCTTCAACCTCATCCTTTGCTACTATGCCATCGGCGAtagggagaggatgaagaaagcTTTCCAGAAGCTCATCTCTGTTCCTCTGGGCATCGATGATGAAGACAAGTACATTCCAACTAAT GATGACACCACCTCCAATATGGTCACTGAGGCTATTAAGAACGACAAACTTCACCAGATGGAAAGAGATTT AAAAGTTCTGGCTGAGAAGTACATCATGACTGCAGCCAAGCTCATCGCACCAGCCATTGAGACTTCTTTTGCTACTGGATTTGACTG GTGTGTGGACATGGTGAAGAGTTCTCAGTACGTTGAGCTTGCCAACGATCTTGAGATAAACAAAGCCATCACCTACCTCAGACAGAAGGACTTCAATCAG GTTGAG GCAGTGGAAACTCTGAAGACCTTTGAGAAGAAGGACAGCAGAGTGAAGAGTGCTGCAGCAACCAACCTCTCTTTCCTCTATTTCCTG GAGAAGGACTGTGACCAGGCTGACCGATATGCTGACCTGGCCATGAATGCAGATCGCTACAACCCGGCCGCACTCAACAACAAAGGCAACACAGTGTTTGTCAAGCAAGACTATGAAAAGGCTGCCGAGTTCTACAAAGAAGCACTGAGGAATGATTCCTCCTGCACTGAGGCCCTCTACAACTTGG GTCTAACCTATAAGAGACTGAATCGTCTGGAGGAGGCTCTGGACTGCTTCTTGAAGCTCCATGCCATTCTGAGGAACAGTGCTCAAGTCATGTACCAGCTGGCAAACCT CTATGAGCTTTTGGAAGATCCCCAACAGGCTATCGAGTGGCTGATGCAGGTCATCAGTGTAACTCCCACTGACCCTCAGGCACTGGCCAAACTGGGAGAGCTGCATGACACTGAGGGGGACAAGTCCCAGGCTTTCCAGCACTACTATGAG TCCTTCAGGTACTTCCCCTCCAACATCGATGTGATTGAGTGGCTCGGGGTTTACTACATCGAGACACAGTTCTGTGAGAAGGCCATTCAGTACTTTGAAAGAGCCACACTCATACA gCCAACCCAGGTGAAGTGGCAGCTAATGGTGGCGAGCTGCTACAGAAGAAGTG gTAACTACCAGAGAGCCTTGGAAACGTATAAAGACATTCACCGCAAGTTCCCAGAAAATGTTGAAT GCCTGCGTTTCTTGGTGAGGCTGTGCACAGACATGGGACTGAAGGAAGTGCAAGACTACGCCACCAAGCTGAAGAAGgtggagaagatgaaggagatCAGAGAACAG AGGGTTAAGTCGGGGCGGGAGGGCAGTGCCAGAGGTCGcagagaaggcagagagagcagcGCCGGGAGTGCTG GCGTCTCCACACCTGTCCTCACCTCTCCTAAGAAGGCCAGCATCATGG AGTTGGATGTTAAAGCAG acAGCggtcacagcagcaacagcagtaaagGAGAGCGACTGAGCGCCAAGATGAGGTCACTTCCTGGTTCTAACGAGCCCTACGAGGCCAGCAGCCCCAAAGAAAGAG TGTTGAGACGCAGCCGAAACAATGACCTGCGCTGGGAACCTCCTGGAGAATCCATCAGTGTGATAACACCAAACTGA
- the ift88 gene encoding intraflagellar transport protein 88 homolog isoform X2: protein MPEHCAAYCCQNRRAIQNRSRGTTFHNISLDHPTGDREMENVHLAVEEDDLYSGYNDYNPTFDSEELENDVGFQQAVRTSHGRRPPMTAKFPGTAIGGRPLVSSIGSRIPMASSMGRPVTGAVQDGSARPMTAVRAAGYTSSLTRGSNFDPLGQSKGPAPPLEAKNEDTPEEKIKILEKKVNDLIEESCMAQSMGALQLALEKAKEAGRKERALVRQREQSGNVDHINLDLTYSVLLNLANQYANNEMYPEALNSYQVIVKNKMFSNAGRLKVNMANIYVKQKNYPKAIKFYRMALDQISNAHKEMRIKIMQNIGLVFIRMGQYSDAITSFEHIMSESPNVKTGFNLILCYYAIGDRERMKKAFQKLISVPLGIDDEDKYIPTNDDTTSNMVTEAIKNDKLHQMERDLKVLAEKYIMTAAKLIAPAIETSFATGFDWCVDMVKSSQYVELANDLEINKAITYLRQKDFNQAVETLKTFEKKDSRVKSAAATNLSFLYFLEKDCDQADRYADLAMNADRYNPAALNNKGNTVFVKQDYEKAAEFYKEALRNDSSCTEALYNLGLTYKRLNRLEEALDCFLKLHAILRNSAQVMYQLANLYELLEDPQQAIEWLMQVISVTPTDPQALAKLGELHDTEGDKSQAFQHYYESFRYFPSNIDVIEWLGVYYIETQFCEKAIQYFERATLIQPTQVKWQLMVASCYRRSGNYQRALETYKDIHRKFPENVECLRFLVRLCTDMGLKEVQDYATKLKKVEKMKEIREQRVKSGREGSARGRREGRESSAGSAGVSTPVLTSPKKASIMELDVKADSGHSSNSSKGERLSAKMRSLPGSNEPYEASSPKERDASYVDPLGPQMERPKTGAKKRVEDDDFADEELGDDLLPE from the exons ATGCCTGAGCACTGTGCGGCGTATTGCTGTCAAAACCGGCGGGCCATTCAAAACAGGTCTCGTGGGACTACTTTTCACAA CATTTCGTTAGACCACCCGACTGGagacagagaaatggaaaatgtgcatctggctgtggaggaggatgatCTTTATTCGGGTTACAATGACTATAATCCAACATTCGACTCTGAG gAGCTGGAGAATGATGTGGGCTTCCAGCAAGCAGTGAGGACGAGTCATGGAAGAAGACCTCCG ATGACTGCCAAGTTTCCAGGCACTGCCATTGGAGGTCGGCCTTTAGTGTCTTCCATTGGA TCTCGGATTCCCATGGCCTCTTCAATGGGTAGACCCGTGACTGGAGCTGTACAG GATGGAAGTGCCCGACCAATGActgctgtcagagcagcaggTTACACCTCCTCCCTGACCCGTG gTTCCAACTTTGACCCTTTGGGCCAGTCCAAAGGCCCTGCACCTCCACTTGAAGCAAAGAATGAGGACAC GCCTGAGGAGAAGATCAAGATCCTGGAGAAGAAAGTGAACGACCTGATAGAAGAGAGCTGCATGGCACAGAGCATGGGAGCCTTACAACTG GCTCTTGAAAAAGCCAAAGAGGCGGGGAGGAAGGAGCGAGCActggtgagacagagagaacagtCTGGCAATGTGGACCACATCAATTTAGACCTCACCTACTCT GTTTTGCTCAACCTTGCCAACCAGTATGCAAACAACGAAATGTACCCAGAGGCCCTGAACAGCTACCAGGTCATTGTGAAGAACAAGATGTTCAGTAACGCAG GCCGTTTGAAAGTCAACATGGCCAACATCTACGTCAAACAGAAGAACTACCCTAAAGCCATCAAGTTCTACCGAATGGCTCTGGATCAGATCTCCAATGCTCACAAGGAGATGAGGATCAAAATCATGCAGAATATCGGCCTGGTCTTCATCCGCATGGGCCAGTACTCTGATGCCATAACATCTTTTGAACACATCATGAGCGAGAGCCCCAACGTTAAGACAGGCTTCAACCTCATCCTTTGCTACTATGCCATCGGCGAtagggagaggatgaagaaagcTTTCCAGAAGCTCATCTCTGTTCCTCTGGGCATCGATGATGAAGACAAGTACATTCCAACTAAT GATGACACCACCTCCAATATGGTCACTGAGGCTATTAAGAACGACAAACTTCACCAGATGGAAAGAGATTT AAAAGTTCTGGCTGAGAAGTACATCATGACTGCAGCCAAGCTCATCGCACCAGCCATTGAGACTTCTTTTGCTACTGGATTTGACTG GTGTGTGGACATGGTGAAGAGTTCTCAGTACGTTGAGCTTGCCAACGATCTTGAGATAAACAAAGCCATCACCTACCTCAGACAGAAGGACTTCAATCAG GCAGTGGAAACTCTGAAGACCTTTGAGAAGAAGGACAGCAGAGTGAAGAGTGCTGCAGCAACCAACCTCTCTTTCCTCTATTTCCTG GAGAAGGACTGTGACCAGGCTGACCGATATGCTGACCTGGCCATGAATGCAGATCGCTACAACCCGGCCGCACTCAACAACAAAGGCAACACAGTGTTTGTCAAGCAAGACTATGAAAAGGCTGCCGAGTTCTACAAAGAAGCACTGAGGAATGATTCCTCCTGCACTGAGGCCCTCTACAACTTGG GTCTAACCTATAAGAGACTGAATCGTCTGGAGGAGGCTCTGGACTGCTTCTTGAAGCTCCATGCCATTCTGAGGAACAGTGCTCAAGTCATGTACCAGCTGGCAAACCT CTATGAGCTTTTGGAAGATCCCCAACAGGCTATCGAGTGGCTGATGCAGGTCATCAGTGTAACTCCCACTGACCCTCAGGCACTGGCCAAACTGGGAGAGCTGCATGACACTGAGGGGGACAAGTCCCAGGCTTTCCAGCACTACTATGAG TCCTTCAGGTACTTCCCCTCCAACATCGATGTGATTGAGTGGCTCGGGGTTTACTACATCGAGACACAGTTCTGTGAGAAGGCCATTCAGTACTTTGAAAGAGCCACACTCATACA gCCAACCCAGGTGAAGTGGCAGCTAATGGTGGCGAGCTGCTACAGAAGAAGTG gTAACTACCAGAGAGCCTTGGAAACGTATAAAGACATTCACCGCAAGTTCCCAGAAAATGTTGAAT GCCTGCGTTTCTTGGTGAGGCTGTGCACAGACATGGGACTGAAGGAAGTGCAAGACTACGCCACCAAGCTGAAGAAGgtggagaagatgaaggagatCAGAGAACAG AGGGTTAAGTCGGGGCGGGAGGGCAGTGCCAGAGGTCGcagagaaggcagagagagcagcGCCGGGAGTGCTG GCGTCTCCACACCTGTCCTCACCTCTCCTAAGAAGGCCAGCATCATGG AGTTGGATGTTAAAGCAG acAGCggtcacagcagcaacagcagtaaagGAGAGCGACTGAGCGCCAAGATGAGGTCACTTCCTGGTTCTAACGAGCCCTACGAGGCCAGCAGCCCCAAAGAAAGAG ATGCGTCCTACGTGGACCCACTAGGACCTCAGATGGAGAGGCCAAAGACCGGAGCCAAGAAGCGTGTGGAGGATGACGACTTCGCAGACGAAGAGCTGGGAGACGACCTGCTGCCGGAGTAG